The following are from one region of the Carassius auratus strain Wakin chromosome 43, ASM336829v1, whole genome shotgun sequence genome:
- the LOC113061853 gene encoding uncharacterized protein LOC113061853, which translates to MVGVLLFAYITVNLFLKCQGQTIHQAKIFSENTEVPEGGRLEVTCSTFGFTVKAVYSYLCKNGKAILMKKGTTRQDTTFKIERIEMNASGNYSCVFSEEQLEITKVSGYGQNYIFINVIESFIYAQIHLLKPEVPVGSDAEFNCSTSKPLNKNQSKNMILAYLIKNGTPVEVNIWDTEKMMTTFTLRDVRIEDAGTYSCVILLNILPYHGMRLHQNITVNLEITVNSSINKVIIVTTCSIIVLLFSLFLGIWALIRKRGCLRINVERSSNNETELRGTEIYYEEVHNPHTSDTGDTQHVVWSASEFADSSESDEDYNDVGSITV; encoded by the exons ATGGTTGGTGTGCTTCTCTTTGCAT ATATCACAGTGAATCTATTCCTTAAATGTCAAG GTCAAACGATTCATCAAGCTAAGATTTTCAGTGAAAATACAGAAGTTCCAGAAGGTGGAAGACTGGAGGTTACTTGCAGCACATTTGGCTTTACAGTAAAGGCAGTTTATTCATATCTGTGTAAAAATGGTAAAGCCATTCTTATGAAAAAAGGGACAACTCGACAAGACACCACCTTTAAAATAGAGAGAATAGAAATGAACGCTTCAGGCAACTACAGCTGTGTGTTTTCAGAAGAGCAGTTGGAAATAACCAAAGTGTCAGGATATGGTCAAAATTACATCTTCATAAATGTGATCG AATCTTTTATTTATGCACAGATACATTTGCTCAAGCCTGAGGTGCCAGTGGGAAGTGATGCTGAGTTTAACTGTTCGACGTCCAAACCTTTAAACAAAAACCAGTCCAAGAACATGATTTTGGCTTATCTCATCAAAAATGGAACGCCTGTTGAAGTTAATATTTGGGACACAGAGAAGATGATGACAACATTCACCCTCAGAGATGTCAGGATTGAAGATGCTGGGACATACAGTTGTGTTATATTGTTAAACATACTCCCTTACCATGGAATGAGACTTCATCAAAATATTACAGTCAATCTTGAGATTACTG TGAATAGCAGCATTAACAAAGTTATAATTGTCACAACGTGCTCTATCATAGTTTTGCTCTTCAGTCTGTTTCTGGGAATTTGGGCACTGATCCGAAAACGAG gaTGCCTTAGAATCAACGTTGAAAG ATCCTCGAATAACGAGACAGAGCTCAGAGGAACAGAAATTTACTACGAAG AAGTTCACAATCCTCACACATCTGATACTGGTGACACACAACATGTTGTCTG GAGTGCCTCAGAGTTTGCTGATTCCTCTGAAAGTG atgaaGATTATAATGACGTGGGAAGCATTACAGTATGA